From the Maridesulfovibrio zosterae DSM 11974 genome, the window TCAGAAATAGCGCTATTAATTTCTTCACTGGTGGCAGACTGCTCTTCTGAAGCCGTGGCAATTGAATCAACTTGCTCTGAAGTTGAATCAATAATCGTCACTATCAGCTGCATATGTTCGCCGGACTCAACCGCAATCTCTGTACCGACAACAATGTCGGCTGCTGCACGGTCAACTGAATCCATATTGGTTTTAGCATGATCCTGAATATCAGTAATAGCTTCTCTAACCTCTTTAGTTGCCACCACTGTTTTTTCAGCAAGCTTGCGCACTTCATCAGCAACTACCGCAAACCCTCGTCCAGCCTCACCAGCGCGGGCAGCTTCGATTGCAGCATTCAGAGCGAGCAAATTTGTCTGATCTGCGATATCATTGATGACGTTAATGACTTGTCCGATATTCTCAGCTCTTTCACCAAGCTGGCTCATAGTTTCTTTGAGCGAAAGGACTTCATTCTCAACTTTTTTAATCGCACTGACAGCAGAGGTGACTCCTTCTGCGCCGGTAGCAGCATTATCCTTTGATTGAGCAGCATTACCAGATGCAAGAGATGCATTTCTGGCAACTTCAAAAACGGTTGAGTTCATTTCTTCCATAGCAGTAGCAGTCTCGGTCATACGGTCACGCTGAACACCAACACCTTCACTGACAGACTCTATCCGTTCAGTAAGTTCATTGATATCGGAAAAAATATGTACTGAAGAGGCCTTTGCCTTATCAGCAACTTTACGCATGGACTGAAGAAGATTAGCTGTTTCTTCTTCCTTTTCTCGACTCCTCCTAAGAGCCTCAACACTTTCTTCAGCTTTTGAATGAGCTTCCTCACTCAGCTTTTTAGCGTTTATATGAGATTCCTCAAGGCTCTCAACCATAGAACACATAGCGTTTTTAAGATCTAGAAGCTCATATTTGAACTCACCACCGCAATCGGCCATTTTCTTTCCTTCCTGGATACTTATGGCATAACGTCTGAGCTTTTTCAGTGGTGTTGTAAAATCACGCCGTATGCTGAAGAAAACAAAAGCTGCAACCGCAAGACTCAGAAAAATGCAACAAATCAAAATTACTGTAAGAGTCCCAGTCCTAGACGACTCCGGCGTAAAATCCCACATGAGAAAAGTTGAAATCAAAGGGATAATCCCAAGTAAAATAACTGAAGTTTTAAGGCGATTTGAAATATTCATCTTATTATTCCCATTTGTTATAAATACGGTAATTTAAAATTAATTTCGTCATAGTAATATCCACCTGAAAATTATCTTCTAATACTATCGCCATATCCGGCGATGACATTGATTTCAAACAAGAGGTTATACAATAGCAGAACATGCTTTATATATGCTAAGCACTAAATCATGCGTGTAAACCAATCATCCGTTGCAGGACATCCTCTAAAACAGATTTATCAAAAGGTTTGGTTATATACTCATTCATTCCGACATCAAATGCTGCATCCATATCGCTTTTGGTGGCGTGTGCAGTAAGTGCAACGATCGGAGTAGATGAGACATCTGCATATTCTGGCGAGGTACGAATAATGCGGGAAGCTTCAATACCTGTCAATACAGGCATCTGAATATCCATAAGTACAGCATCGTAAGAATCTTTAGTTATCATGTTAAGGCATTGCTGACCATTTTCAGCGCACGTAACCCTATGTCCCATTTTTTCTAATATTTTTTTTGCCATTATCCTATTAACCCTTTCATCTTCTACCAGCAGCAAATTAAGATTTCTAGGTTTTGCAGAAGACTCTCCCTCCTCAAATTCAACAACCACCTGTGAAACATTTCTCCCTACTTGTACGCAGATAAGTACCGTAGTTCCTATACCCGGTTCACTTTCTATATTCATACTTCCATTCATCAGTAAAACTAAACGTTTTACGATAGATAGACCCAAGCCGACCCCCTGATATTTACGGGTGCGGGAACCATCAACCTGAGTAAAAGATTCAAAGATATCAGCAATCTTATCATCAGGAATACCTACACCAGTATCCTTAACAACAAAAAACAACCTCTCTTTGGAAGTATCACGATGCGGAAGAGAATATATGTCAATATTGATAGATCCTGAATCGGTAAACTTGATAGCATTCCCAATCAAGTTGAATAATATTTGTCGAAGCCGCCCGACATCTCCCAGATAAATATCTTGTGTTTCGGTACTAATTTGCCCGCTGAGTTCAATTCCTTTTTCATCGGCCTGAACTTTTAACAGATCTATACACTGTTTCAACAACTCAGAGACTTCAAAAGGTTTTTCATAAATATCTAATTTACCTGCTTCTATTTTTGAAAAATCAAGCAAATCTTCTAAGACACGCATCAGGCTTTGAGATGAGCGCAATCCGATATCAACATATTCATTTTGTTCTTTATTAAGATTGGTGGTCTGGAGCAGCTGGAGCATACCTAACACACCATTTAACGGGGTACGTACTTCGTGACTGATGTTTGCTAAAAAATCATTTTTTGCAGCGTTCGCCTGTTCAGCAACCTCTTTTGCCTCGAGTAATTTATTTTCAGAATGCTTCCGTGCTGTAATATCTGTAAAAAAACCAGCTAGAAAATCTTTGCCCTTTATTTTAATATTTGCAGACACAATATCAACTACAATCATCTGCCCACTACGTGTAACACATGGGACTGAATATGCATTCCACCCATTACCCAGTATATTTTTTTTAAAGTCACCCGCATCTATTTTAGCATCAAGGCTATACTTCAATTCAAAAAGAGAAAGACTGCCCAGCTGCTTATCTTCAAGCTCCAGCAAACTCATAAAGGCTGGATTTGCAAATTCAATAATGTTGGTTTCAGGATTAACCAGGCAGATTCCAACAGGATTATTCTCAAATAAAATACGATGCTGCTCTTCACTCTCAGAAAGCTGCTTCAACGCTTCATTTCTTTCCACTTCACGCTTATGTATAAGGGAGCTCATCCCATCAAGAGTTTGTGCTAAATACCCGACTTCACCATCAGAATAGTCAACACCACTGACCAGCGTATCATCTCCCTGACCAAGTCTTCTAGTTGCTGCAGCTAATTTTTCTATACTTTCCGCAACAGCACTCCCTCCTACAAACCAGGCAATCAACAAAGAAAGGCTGAGAGCAACTAATGTTATGAAAATCCCACGTAAAAGAACCAAGTTAGCTTTTTCCATAACTTCTGAAGAATCGACTCCTATGAACATATACATATAAGGAGGACTTTCTGAACTGATTCTTAGAGGTGTGTATGCAATAATTCTGTTTACATCAGAAGAGTCTTTAGTTTCAAAAACTCCGGGATTACCTTTGTGCTCAGCTCTTCTAAACACCTCAGACTTGATGGGCAATCCGACAGTCACATCTTCAGACATCGGGTATCTGAAAATTCTAATTCCTTTAAAATCAGATACTCCGAAAAAAGCTCTGGAATATAAATCAGCATCTCTAAAAAGTTTACAGTAGTAACTAAGTCGGACACCGATAAGAACGACCCCGACAGGTTTACCATCATCGCCCATGACAGGCATAGCAAATGGAAAGATTGATTTTTGCGACTGTTTACCAATAACAAACTCACCGGCAGAAAATTCCCCGGTAGAACATGCTTCTTTAAATTGCTTCCGGTCAGCAAAATTTAATCTTTTAGCCTCTTCCCCACCTTTTCCAGCACTGACAACATCACCATTTAAATCAACCAAAATAGCATTTGTATAAATAGGGTTGGCTTTAAGCAGCGTTGAAAGAATAACATGTGCTTTAGCTTCATTAAGTTTCCTTACTGCAGGCATAGCAGCAACAGTTTTAAGTAAAGTATGGGTTGATTCTGTGACTCTTTGCTGAATAAGGCTGAAGCCGTTAACCAGTCGTGAGATAGTATTTTTAGCCCTTAAAACTTTATCCTCTCGGTTAGATATTTCTGTATAGAAATAGAGAATAAATGTTGGAAGAGTTGCGAGTAAAACTAAAATTATGAGTTTTTTTCTGATTGAACCATGAAAAATTTTAAAACTCATTTAACCTAACCCTTGATTTAATTAAACCAGATATAAGTCATGACAAAAATGCAATTATTTTTCAAAATATGGATGTAATTATAACCAATTTATATCATTTACAAAGAGAACGTACAATATCTAACAATAAATTTTATAGCAGTTACATAAACTTTAAAATTATTTTAAAATAATGTGCAGTCTCGTTAAAAAGATAATTTTTTATCCCTGTGTCAAATCTGGTTTAACAAACTCGGATTGGACTCTTCTATTATATAAGTATTTACTGAAGGAAACTTTAAAAAAGGATTTTATAATGTTTAAATATTTAGTCACGTTGGTATTTATCATAATTCTCATGGTCTCAGTTGCTTCTGCTTCACCACTGCAGAAAGGTGATAAATTCCCGAATGTAGAGCTCAAAGGAGAGCTAAAAGATAATCAAATAGAATATCTGGGGCTACAAGGTGCCGGCCCATGGAAAATTGCTGACATTGATGCTGACTATATAGTAGTTGAAGTTTTCAGTATGTATTGCCCGCATTGCCAGAAAGAAGCACCTTACGTGAATAAACTTCATGACAAATTATTAAAAATAGATAACTCAAAAAAAATTAAAATCATCGGTATTGGCGCAGGTAATTCAGAATTTGAAATAAACTTCTTCAAAGAAAAATTTAAAATTGATCTGCCACTGTTCTCTGATGCTGACCTTAATATAAATTCAAATTTGGGAGGAACAGGAACACCACATTTCTTTCTGGTGAAGATGAAAGATTCTAATCTCAAAACAGTATACTCACATCCAGGACGCATGAAAAACTGTAATGATTTCTTAAAAAAAATAACCAATATTACTGGAAGATAACAAAATCAAATAATTATGATAAAATTTGAGATGTTATAAAAGACCTTCAACCAATAATTTATCACAGATATTTTTAAATCCAATACACGAAAACATTCATAAGAAAGGAGCAATTATGCGTAAATCCAATATTCTAGTATTAGTCAGTATATTTTCAATTCTCTGTGTTATGAATGCATATGCTGATGTTTCAGCAGAGCAGGTTTTTAATCCGGGACTACTTAAACCTGTAGACAGTTCGCTCAAAGTAAGTGTGGGAAACGTAGCTCCTGATTTTATTCTTCCTTCAGTCACAGGCAAAAAGATCAGACTTTCTTCTTTCAAAGGTAAAAAAAATGTTGTCATATCTTTTGTTCCGGCAGCTTTTACTCCCATATGCTCAGGTCAGTGGCCCGGTTACAACCTTGCACGTAAACTCTTTGAGAAGAATGATGCAATACTGCTGGGGATCACGACAGATAACATTCCTTCACTATACGCCTGGACTAGCCAGATGGATGATGGAGGAGTATGGTTTCCCGTTCTGTCTGACTTCTGGCCTCATGGAGAAGCTGCTCTAAAGTATGGAATCCTTCGCCCTGAAGGGATAACAGAACGGGCCATTTTCATAATCGATAAGCAGGGAATAATCCGATATGTCGACATTCATGATATAAACAAAAGACCTGAACTCGGTACTATTATCAAAGCATTAGAAAAAGTTAATAGTAAATAGAATAATTATTAATCGATAGAGCGCATTTCGTTTATCAATTTTCGTAATTCATCTGTCAGATCATTTATACCTTCAACAACTTCTGAACAGATGCTCATAGATTCAGTATTCCTTTCAGCAATATTACTGATGTTTAGTGTAGCATCAGAGAGTTCCATACTTTCAAAAGATAACTGTTCAGAAACACTCGCAATCGTTTTAACCTGATCAGCAGTTCTTACTGAAATATCGACTATTTCGTGTAAAACATCTCCAGATCTGCTGCTAAGTTCTGCATTGGCTGAGATGGAAAGAACTGCCTGTTCAGTATTTTTAAAACTCCTACCTGTTCCATCCTGAATCTTATTTACCGCATCTTCAACTTCATTGGTTGCCTGCACTGTTTTTTCTGCAAGCTTACGAACCTCATCTGCGACAACAGCAAAACCTCGCCCGGATTCTCCTGCTCTGGCGGCTTCTATAGCAGCATTCAGAGCAAGTAAATTAGTCTGATCAGCAATATCACCTATAACGATAACTATTTTGCTTATATTCCCAGCAAGTTCCTGTAATTCAGTCATATTATCTTTTAATTCTTCAGCCTTACCCTTCAGATCAGCTGTAGAGTTAACAACCTCTGCAACAATTACAGCTCCACTTTCAGCTTTTGTTTTTGCTGTCTCAGCCTGTTCAGCTGCTCCTGTTGCAGTCCCGGCCATTTTACTCGAGCTATCTTTCATCCTTTCCATTGAATGTGCTAGAGAACTGGACTGTATTTTCTGTTCATTCAATCCGTCTCTTGAAAGAACCAGTTCTGCAGTTAGCTTTCTATCAGCTTCTGCCAACTGGTCGGAAATATCAGCAATACTCTGAGCCATTATGCTCATTCTCTCTACAAGTGAGCGTACTTGTTTATTCTGTTCTTCAGTTTCAAGAACAGCCAGCTTTGCATATTCAGCCTGTTCAATTGTATTTTTCTGTTCTTCCTCATTCTTATCCAAAACAGCTTCAACCGTGTCCATAAGACTATTAATACCTGTAGCCAACAGCCCTATCTCTACAGGATAGCGTCCTAATCTTTTATTGTATTCTCCTTGTCCAGCCTGCTTAAAGAAAGACAAAATATCGTTTAAAGGTTTATTTAGCATTCTCCCAAGGAAAATTTTAAGGACAATAAAAAGAACACACATTGAGCATAAGACCATAATGACTGTATACAAAGCCTCACGATAAAGACGATCCATATCAGACGTAATATTCCTGGGAATTGCTACAATTCCTATAGATTTTCCTGACTTATTACGGACTTGAGCATAATAGGTGATAAGTTCTTTATTATTTTTGTTCAATCTGCGGAAAAGAGGCTTCTCTGCCTTCATTACTTTATGCAGCCATGGATAGATTTTTTTGGGAATTGTAAGTTTGTGAGTCTTAGCCAGATACTTAAAACCTTTCCCATCCGGGACAACCACAGAAATATTAAAGCCGTATTTCTTTTGTAAAGTCTTAAGCTTCTCGCTGGTAACTGACATGCCATGCTCGTCTATAAGTTCTTTGACAGACTTGTACTGTAACTCGGCCAAAGTTTTTCCACCCTGAACAATAAAATCTAATTTACTTCTATATTCCAAGAAAGAATGTACACTTGTAATTGTAACAAAAAGGACAGCCACAAGTGCTATAACCCTAGATTGCATGGTCTTAAGTTTAATCACTACGCCTCCTACTCTATTGTGTCCGATAATCTCTAGAAGTCAGCAAAAAACAACTTAAAAATAAAATCAATGCAAAAGATTTAGAGATTTGATGAACTCTACCATAGTAGTGATTATTTTCAATGTATAATATATACATTGAAAATAAATACGGTGATAATTCATCAAATATTTATTTAAAATATATTAGAGTAGAATCAGAGAACTAAAAATGTAAGCGGGTCAGAAGAGTGAGCTTCCGACCCGCTTAGCTTTCATGGGGAGTGAGGTTGGTTTCCCTATATGCAGATTCTGTTTTTTCAGCTTTTCCCGCTGATGCCCTAAACCGGAAATACAGGAATCCCGGTCTAGCAGGAGCAAGAGTCTCTTGGTTGTAGGAGACTAAAAACTCTTGCGGCTAAAAAACAGAGCATTATCAAATTTCTATTTTAAAAATGAACTGTTTTTTCCCAGTTACGGGAAATTTGTTTATCTCCGCCTGTTGTGACCATTAGGCATTCGCACTTCTCCTGACCGTTTACAAAACGTATTGCACTTTTTAAATCCATAACAAATGCAGAAGTTGAAAGAGCGTCGGCTTCCATTACGGTTGGAGCTGTAACGGAAACACTTATGCCATTAACAGGTGAAATTTCTTGCGGATTGATGACAGGTTGATGACTATGCTCAGCATCAAAATACACCTCATACCCGCCAGAAGTGGCAATCGAAGCATTTTTAAGCTGGAGAACGGCCTGATAATCGCCTTCCTTATATGGATTTTCAATAGCAACAATCCACGGCTGCCCGACTGATCGCTCACCACGGGCGCGAATATCTCCGCCGGCATTGATCAAATGATTTGAAAGACCTTTTGCAGCCATGAGATCAGAAGCGCGATCTACTATAAAACCTTTGCCAATACCATCCAGTGTTACAGCCATCCCTTTTCTGCCAAAACTTATTTCGCGTTCTGTAACATTAAGAGCTTCAGAATCGACCAGTGCTAAAGCGTCATCAATATCGCTTCCGGTCATACTGATTGAGTTTCGCGAATCAGAATTACGCCTAAGGATCTCGACAACAGGCAACACAGTTAGATCAAATGCACCATTTGAACGGCGATAAAAAGTAAGTGCTTTATCCATAACTTCAAACAGCTCGGGAGGAACATCAGTGAGTCGACCTGCTTCATTCAGTACAGAAACGGGTGTTCCTTTCCTGTGGCGATCAAAAAGAGCTGCAAGGCGTTCCATTTCGCAAAACGATTCAGCAATTCCCTGCTCAGCAGCATCTTTAGATTCATGCAGCACAGTAATGGCCACATATGTTCCCATAAGAAAGCGGGTTTCGCTGACTTTGTAACGTCGGTCACCCAGACGCAGTGCTTCAGCTATACGCATAGCAGCGGAAACCGGGGTGGCAGCAAATGCCGCCCCGACTCCCATTGCACTAACTGCTTTAACGAAAGAACGTCTGGTAGAGGGTGTTTCCACGGATCTATTCCTTGCCCAGCTCACTGAACTTATGAACGTCGGCATCCTGAGCATATTCTGCTCCGGCTTCTGCATCATAACAGGTCAGTCCACAACGCAGACAGCGGCTGCCTTCCTTGCGGGCTGCTTCATAAACAATAGAACCTTTAACCTCTTCTTTAAAGGTAGACCTGCGCTCTTCAACGCTTATCTCAGGAACCTTAATTCTAGGAATTGTGTACGTCACATCCATATTCTTCAGAATAGATTCAGGAATAACACGAAGCTGGGGATTCTCTGGTTCCGGAACCACTCCTTCAGTAATGAAGTGGTGAATTCCTCGAGCAGCTCTACGTCCGTCAGCTACGGCCTGAATAATGATA encodes:
- a CDS encoding bacteriohemerythrin — translated: MNISNRLKTSVILLGIIPLISTFLMWDFTPESSRTGTLTVILICCIFLSLAVAAFVFFSIRRDFTTPLKKLRRYAISIQEGKKMADCGGEFKYELLDLKNAMCSMVESLEESHINAKKLSEEAHSKAEESVEALRRSREKEEETANLLQSMRKVADKAKASSVHIFSDINELTERIESVSEGVGVQRDRMTETATAMEEMNSTVFEVARNASLASGNAAQSKDNAATGAEGVTSAVSAIKKVENEVLSLKETMSQLGERAENIGQVINVINDIADQTNLLALNAAIEAARAGEAGRGFAVVADEVRKLAEKTVVATKEVREAITDIQDHAKTNMDSVDRAAADIVVGTEIAVESGEHMQLIVTIIDSTSEQVDSIATASEEQSATSEEINSAISDVTRVAQDTAEGMDQARNVLIEVSGLVQELDSLIQGLATGELEAASGSELVTWSDSAYSVGVKAIDVQHKKLVGMINGLHKAMRNRASGRVMEELVAELKNYTVDHFRTEELLFDKFGYQYSAEHKVLHKKFVDQVMEFDSELRSGKAKVTMEVMHFLKDWLIKHIQGEDRRYTSFLNSHGVK
- a CDS encoding ATP-binding protein, with translation MSFKIFHGSIRKKLIILVLLATLPTFILYFYTEISNREDKVLRAKNTISRLVNGFSLIQQRVTESTHTLLKTVAAMPAVRKLNEAKAHVILSTLLKANPIYTNAILVDLNGDVVSAGKGGEEAKRLNFADRKQFKEACSTGEFSAGEFVIGKQSQKSIFPFAMPVMGDDGKPVGVVLIGVRLSYYCKLFRDADLYSRAFFGVSDFKGIRIFRYPMSEDVTVGLPIKSEVFRRAEHKGNPGVFETKDSSDVNRIIAYTPLRISSESPPYMYMFIGVDSSEVMEKANLVLLRGIFITLVALSLSLLIAWFVGGSAVAESIEKLAAATRRLGQGDDTLVSGVDYSDGEVGYLAQTLDGMSSLIHKREVERNEALKQLSESEEQHRILFENNPVGICLVNPETNIIEFANPAFMSLLELEDKQLGSLSLFELKYSLDAKIDAGDFKKNILGNGWNAYSVPCVTRSGQMIVVDIVSANIKIKGKDFLAGFFTDITARKHSENKLLEAKEVAEQANAAKNDFLANISHEVRTPLNGVLGMLQLLQTTNLNKEQNEYVDIGLRSSQSLMRVLEDLLDFSKIEAGKLDIYEKPFEVSELLKQCIDLLKVQADEKGIELSGQISTETQDIYLGDVGRLRQILFNLIGNAIKFTDSGSINIDIYSLPHRDTSKERLFFVVKDTGVGIPDDKIADIFESFTQVDGSRTRKYQGVGLGLSIVKRLVLLMNGSMNIESEPGIGTTVLICVQVGRNVSQVVVEFEEGESSAKPRNLNLLLVEDERVNRIMAKKILEKMGHRVTCAENGQQCLNMITKDSYDAVLMDIQMPVLTGIEASRIIRTSPEYADVSSTPIVALTAHATKSDMDAAFDVGMNEYITKPFDKSVLEDVLQRMIGLHA
- a CDS encoding peroxiredoxin family protein, encoding MFKYLVTLVFIIILMVSVASASPLQKGDKFPNVELKGELKDNQIEYLGLQGAGPWKIADIDADYIVVEVFSMYCPHCQKEAPYVNKLHDKLLKIDNSKKIKIIGIGAGNSEFEINFFKEKFKIDLPLFSDADLNINSNLGGTGTPHFFLVKMKDSNLKTVYSHPGRMKNCNDFLKKITNITGR
- a CDS encoding peroxiredoxin, encoding MRKSNILVLVSIFSILCVMNAYADVSAEQVFNPGLLKPVDSSLKVSVGNVAPDFILPSVTGKKIRLSSFKGKKNVVISFVPAAFTPICSGQWPGYNLARKLFEKNDAILLGITTDNIPSLYAWTSQMDDGGVWFPVLSDFWPHGEAALKYGILRPEGITERAIFIIDKQGIIRYVDIHDINKRPELGTIIKALEKVNSK
- a CDS encoding FAD:protein FMN transferase — protein: METPSTRRSFVKAVSAMGVGAAFAATPVSAAMRIAEALRLGDRRYKVSETRFLMGTYVAITVLHESKDAAEQGIAESFCEMERLAALFDRHRKGTPVSVLNEAGRLTDVPPELFEVMDKALTFYRRSNGAFDLTVLPVVEILRRNSDSRNSISMTGSDIDDALALVDSEALNVTEREISFGRKGMAVTLDGIGKGFIVDRASDLMAAKGLSNHLINAGGDIRARGERSVGQPWIVAIENPYKEGDYQAVLQLKNASIATSGGYEVYFDAEHSHQPVINPQEISPVNGISVSVTAPTVMEADALSTSAFVMDLKSAIRFVNGQEKCECLMVTTGGDKQISRNWEKTVHF